The sequence below is a genomic window from Chloroflexota bacterium.
CGAGCCGCGATGACCGCCGCACGCGGGGAGCCGCGACCCCTCTCGATCCAGAACGCCCGGCGCCTGGCGCTCACCGCTCAACGCCTGGCGGGGCCGGCGCCATCGGTCCCCGAGCCCATCCTGGACACGGTCCGCGCCATCGGTCGCCTTCAGCTGGACCCGACGCCGACGGTCGCGCGCACGCATCTGCTGGTCCTGTGGAGTCGTCTGGGCCGATACGACGTGGAGGACCTGGACCGGCTGCTGTGGCACGAGCGACGCCTCTGGGAACACGACGCGTTCATCTACCCGGTCGAGGACTACCCGTTGCGACTGGCGTACATGCGCCTGTTCCCCGACACGTCGACCGCCCGCGGCCGCCTTGTCCGCGATTGGCTGGCCGCGAACCGGGTCTTCGCCGACGCGGTCATGCGGCAGCTGGAGCGGGACGGCCCAACCGTGTCGTCGGGGTTCGAGGATCGCAGCGTCCTGCCGTGGGCCTCGTCCGGCTGGAACGACAACCGCAACGTCAGCCGCATGCTGGAGCTGCTGGGCGCCCAGGGACGGGTGGTCGTGGGCGGGCGACGCGGCAACGAGCGAGTGTGGGACCTGCCGGACCGATTCCTGCCCTCGGATGTTTCCCGTGAGCCGATGGATCTGCGCCAGGCGGCGCAGGTCCGAACCGAACGCCTGGTGCGTACCCTCGGCGTCGCCTCTCGGCGCGAGTTGCTGCTCGCCGGGCGGGGGCTGCCGCAGGACCCATTTGACGCCCTGGAAGCCGATGGCCGGCTGGTGCCGGTCGAGGTGGTCGGCTGGCCCGGAGTTCGGCATGTCCACGTCGACGACATTCCGGCGCTGGAAGCGATCGAAGCCGGCACGTGGTCCAGCCGGACCACGTTCCTGTCGCCGTTCGACAACCTCATCGCCGATCGCGAACGGGTGTCCGAGCTGTTCAGGTTCGTCTACGCCATGGAGCTGTACGTGCCGGCCGCCAAGCGCCGGTACGGGTACTGGGTCATGCCCGTTCTCCACGGCGGAGTACTCATCGGACGGCTGGACCTCGCCGTCGATCGGTCGCGCCGGGTGCTGGTGGCCAAGGCGGTCCATGCCGAGCCGGACGCGCCACCCGGCGCGCGCGTGGCGCGCGCCATCGGTTCCGCGCTGGCAGACCTCGCCGCCTTTGCTGGCGCCGATTCGGTGGAGGTGGTGGGTCCGGTTCCCAGGGGTTGGTCCGAGGTGGCCGGCTGACCAACCGCTCACGCGTCAGGCGGGGGTCGGATCCGCCTTTGTCACGCGTGGCGTCCGCAATCGGGCGACCCCCGGCTCGCGCGCTGGGGTGGCGCCGTCTGAACGACGACGTCGTGGCTGACGAACGACGGTCGTAAGCCCCGCCACGCCCTTGTCGATTGCCGTCTGGTCCAGCGGCCTGGCGAAGAAGTAGCCCTGCCCGTATTTGCAGCCCAGGGCTTCCATCCGCTTGGCCTGTTCGGCCGTCTCGATGCCCTCGGCCACGGTTTCGATGTCGAGAGACTGGCTGAGGGCCACGATCGCGCCCGCCAGCGCGGCGGAGCGCGCATCCGCATTCGAAACCTGCACGAATTCACTGGCGATCTTCAGGGCATCAACGGGGAATTGGCGCAGGTGGCTGAGCGAGAAGTACCCGGTCCCGAAGTCGTCGATGACGACCTTGACCCCCAGCAGGCGGAGCTCCGCCAAGGTGGCCATGGTCGGGGTGGTGGCCTTCAGGAGGGCCGTCTCGGTGATCTCCAGCATCAGGCTGGCGGGTTCCATGCCGGCCTCTTCGAGGGTGACGCGGACTGCGTCGACGAAGTCGGGCTGCTGTACTTCGCGCGCGGACACGTTCACGCACAGGAAGATGCCGCGCGGGGTCAGCCCTTCGCGTTGCCAGTTGCCGGCATGCTGGCAGGCCTCGCGCAGGACCCAGCGGCCGATGGGCAGGATGGCGCCGTTCTCCTCGGCGATCTCGATGAACTCGCCCGGCGCGATGAGGCCACGCTGGGGATGCTGCCAGCGGACGAGGGCCTCCACGCCGGCGACCTGGCCGCCGTCGAGGGCGACGATGGGCTGGTACACCAGGCGCAGCTGGTCGAGCTCGACCGCCCTCTGGAGCTGGGCGCCCAGCTCGTGGCGCTCGCGAATGGCGGCATGCATGCCTGGATCGAAAATCGCGAATCGGGCCTTGCCGTTTGCCTTGGCCATGTACATCGCCACATCCGCGTTGCGCAGCACCTCTTCGGCGGTCTGGTCGGCCGATCTGGCGGTCGCAATACCGATGCTGGCG
It includes:
- a CDS encoding crosslink repair DNA glycosylase YcaQ family protein produces the protein MTAARGEPRPLSIQNARRLALTAQRLAGPAPSVPEPILDTVRAIGRLQLDPTPTVARTHLLVLWSRLGRYDVEDLDRLLWHERRLWEHDAFIYPVEDYPLRLAYMRLFPDTSTARGRLVRDWLAANRVFADAVMRQLERDGPTVSSGFEDRSVLPWASSGWNDNRNVSRMLELLGAQGRVVVGGRRGNERVWDLPDRFLPSDVSREPMDLRQAAQVRTERLVRTLGVASRRELLLAGRGLPQDPFDALEADGRLVPVEVVGWPGVRHVHVDDIPALEAIEAGTWSSRTTFLSPFDNLIADRERVSELFRFVYAMELYVPAAKRRYGYWVMPVLHGGVLIGRLDLAVDRSRRVLVAKAVHAEPDAPPGARVARAIGSALADLAAFAGADSVEVVGPVPRGWSEVAG